One window of the Pyrus communis chromosome 17, drPyrComm1.1, whole genome shotgun sequence genome contains the following:
- the LOC137723327 gene encoding putative polyol transporter 1: MEMAAQRAENNVVSGQPQNSIADFDPPKKPKTKKFAVACAVLASMTSILLGYDIGVMSGASLFIKENLNISDVQVEVLNGTLNIYSLIGSALAGKTSDWIGRRYTIVLAGTIFFIGALLMGFAPNYAFLMFGRFIAGVGVGYALMIAPVYTAEISPASFRGFLTSFPEVFVNVGILLGYVSNFALAKLPIHLNWRIMLGIGAIPSVFLALGVLAMPESPRWLVMQGRLGDAKRVLNRTSSSEEESQLRLDEIKEAAGIPKDSKDEVVQVSKRSQGEGIWKELLIRPTPAVRHILIAALGIHFFQQVSGTDSVVLYSPRIFEKAGITSYNDKLLATVAVGFVKTIAILVATFQVDRFGRRVLLLSSVGGMVVSFTLLGVGLTVVDQSHSKVPWAVGLCIAMVLFIVAFFSIGLGPITWVYSSEIFPLQLRAQGCSMGVAVNRLTSGVISMTFISLYKTITIGGAFFLYAGIAALSWVFFYTLYPETQGRSLEDMEVLFGKYHNWREANALLNKTKQADHGFGDDNKAQIH, from the exons ATATTGGTGTAATGAGTGGCGCGTCTCTCTTCATCAAAGAAAACCTCAATATTAGCGACGTTCAAGTTGAAGTTCTTAACGGTACGTTGAATATATACTCTCTCATTGGCTCCGCCTTGGCCGGTAAAACCTCTGACTGGATTGGACGCCGGTACACCATAGTACTTGCCGGAACAATCTTCTTTATTGGAGCTCTCCTCATGGGTTTTGCACCGAACTACGCCTTCCTCATGTTTGGTAGATTCATTGCCGGAGTTGGAGTTGGCTATGCTCTTATGATAGCTCCTGTCTACACCGCCGAGATCTCTCCAGCCTCGTTTCGTGGCTTCCTCACATCTTTCCCTGAG GTGTTTGTTAACGTTGGTATATTACTGGGGTACGTATCCAACTTTGCCTTAGCCAAGCTCCCAATCCACTTGAACTGGAGGATCATGCTCGGCATCGGCGCAATTCCCTCAGTTTTTCTAGCCCTCGGTGTTTTAGCCATGCCCGAGTCACCACGCTGGCTCGTCATGCAAGGGAGACTCGGAGACGCCAAGCGAGTACTAAATAGAACATCATCTTCTGAAGAGGAATCGCAGCTCAGACTAGACGAGATTAAAGAAGCTGCAGGAATCCCCAAAGACTCAAAGGATGAGGTCGTTCAGGTTTCTAAACGCAGCCAAGGTGAAGGTATATGGAAGGAATTGCTCATTCGTCCCACGCCGGCCGTTCGCCACATTTTAATAGCAGCCCTTGGTATCCACTTCTTTCAACAAGTGTCGGGTACAGACTCTGTGGTTTTGTACAGCCCCAGGATCTTCGAGAAAGCAGGAATCACTTCTTACAATGACAAGCTACTTGCAACCGTGGCTGTTGGATTTGTCAAGACCATTGCAATCTTGGTGGCAACATTTCAAGTTGATCGGTTTGGACGTCGTGTTTTGCTTTTGAGCAGCGTGGGTGGAATGGTAGTTTCTTTTACACTACTCGGTGTGGGTCTTACGGTCGTTGATCAATCCCACAGCAAGGTCCCATGGGCCGTCGGGTTGTGCATCGCCATGGTACTATTCATAGTCGCTTTTTTCTCCATCGGGTTGGGACCCATCACGTGGGTTTACAGCTCTGAGATCTTTCCGCTGCAGTTACGCGCACAAGGGTGTAGTATGGGGGTGGCCGTAAACAGGTTGACGAGCGGGGTTATCTCCATGACTTTTATTTCATTGTATAAGACCATCACGATTGGTGGGGCCTTCTTTCTTTACGCGGGAATTGCTGCGCTTAGTTGGGTCTTCTTTTATACGTTGTATCCAGAAACGCAGGGTCGATCCCTTGAAGATATGGAGGTCTTGTTTGGTAAATACCACAATTGGAGAGAAGCCAATGCCTTGCTTAACAAGACTAAGCAAGCTGATCATGGTTTTGGTGACGACAACAAGGCTCAAATCCATTAG